Genomic window (Bacillus vallismortis):
CGATCTTTTATCTGATGGCCGAGATAGACGACGCCCCGGGTATCATAGTCATCGGATTGGTCATTATTTTTGCTTCAATGGTGATTGCAGTCTTTGCTGCTGTTCTTCAAAAACTGTTAAAAGAAGCGATTGATATAAAATCAGAAAATGACTTAACGGTCTGAGGTGATGAACATGGCAATTATTATCAATATTGATGTGATGCTTGCTAAAAGGAAAATGAGCGTAACAGAGCTTTCGGAGAGAGTCGGCATCACGATGGCTAATCTTTCGATATTGAAAAACGGAAAAGCAAAGGCCATTCGATTATCAACTTTAGAAGCGATTTGTAAGGCTTTAGAATGCCAGCCTGGAGATATTTTGGAATACCGAAGTGATGAAGATACACAAGATTCATAAAGAGGACACGGTGACACTATGGACGTAACGCTATATCCATCTATGCGTGCCTTACATATAATCAGAAAAAAAGTTTGGA
Coding sequences:
- a CDS encoding helix-turn-helix transcriptional regulator, with the translated sequence MAIIINIDVMLAKRKMSVTELSERVGITMANLSILKNGKAKAIRLSTLEAICKALECQPGDILEYRSDEDTQDS